Genomic segment of Pongo pygmaeus isolate AG05252 chromosome 1, NHGRI_mPonPyg2-v2.0_pri, whole genome shotgun sequence:
TTTGTCCACTGTGACCATTTTCTGCTGCTGCAATCCGGGTGCCTCCAAATCTCAGGTGACACTCAGTTTCTTAGGTTTTTTCCTTCCTCAAAAACGAAACCTCTCTGGGCATCCCCTTACAACCTTCTCTTTAGCTTTGAGTTGAGTTTCTTTCCTGTATTCTAATTAAAGCGACCATAGTGTTAGGTTTTTCCATTTCTCTAGAAGATTGGCTTTTTGGTAGTAGTGTTTTCTGGATCTCTTTTTGTACAGTGTACACGCTGTGGTCCTATCCTGATCTTCTGCCAACCTTTACAACATGGCCTCTGGTACTCGAGAAACTGGTAGGGGGAGCAGGTAAGAGGATTTTCCTATAGTCTGGCTATTGGCTGAAACCTACTTAGCAAAAGCCAACTGATGTAATAAACTTACCCATTTCCTATGTTTGTGTGGTTGAAAAATGGAATTTTTTCCCCTGTGTGTTTTATGTTTCTCACTTGGCTGGTTCCACACAAGATCTCTGGGCCTCTCTGGCCCTGTTGTAAGGCTTAAATAAGTGTTGTGAAAGTACTTTGTGAACCACCATGTGCTATACTATAAATCAATAAGCTGAATTTAGGAAACTAGGACAAGACAGATCATGTTATAGGctactcaaacttttttttttttttttttttttttttgagatggagtctcactctgttgcccaggctggagtgcagtggcatgatctcggctcactacaacctctgcctcccaggttcaagcgattctcctgcctcagcctcccgagtaactgggtttacaggtgtgcgccaccacgcctggctaatttttgtatttttagtagagacagggtttcaccatgttggccaggctggtctcgaacgtcTGACCTGAAGTgaactgcctgccttggcctcccagagtgctgggattacaggcgtgagccactgcacctggctaagagTACGTCTTTTATGCCAGAAGAATGTTAGGAGCTGAGTCTGGAGTGGAAGTGAAGGTTCCCACTTCTGGCTTAGAAACCaccatttgaataaaaataaatatcctgCTATTGGATGGGTGAAGGGGTCATCAAAGGCATAAGCCACAGGCATAAGGCACTGCACCTGACCAGGACACTCAAACTCTGTTTGACCTTTAGCCCCCTAAGGAGAGAAGGTCTGATACTGAAGttgccatttttcatttttattatgaataacatAGTTGATAActaataactatttttttgttgGAAGTtgccatttttcatttctattatgaATAACATAGTTGATACctaataactatttttttgttgAGTGAGTGAGGAAATGAAGTAAAACACAGGGTGAGATGGAGGCCGAATGCTGGttgtgatatttttgttttgtgcatTGCAGATTTGATGCTGCCTGGACTAGTGATGCCCCCTGCTGGTCTGCCTCAGGTACAGAAGGGCGACCTCTGTGCCATTTCTTTGGTGGGGAACAGGTACTGTGCCAGGCAACTGTGCCTTTGGGGGAAAAACTTGTGTAAAAGAGAAGTTGGAGGGGAATGACAACTTATAAAGCATATGAACAAAAGAGTGAAAGCAAAAATCGGTTTTGGAAGAAGCACAGTGGGCCAGCAGGGGAATGGCAGCGAACCTATGGGGAGTCCATGCGCCTGGGCAGAGTGTATTTGTTGTTTGCTGTTGCTGCTCTGTTTTCTTTCAacttagcatttttattttattttattttattttattttattttattttattttttagatttacagaagagttgcaaagatagtagaGTTCTGAAATGCTCATTACCCAGCTTCCTCTAATGGTAGCCTCTTACATAACCACAATATAGATTATTacaactaagaaattaacattgacaAAGTACTGCTAACTAAACTACAGACTTTATTCATATTTCCCCAGTTTTTTCACGGATGTCTTCTTTCTCTTCACGTATCCAATGTAAAATACCAAATTGCATTTAGTCGTCGTATCTCCTTAGTCTCCTTCTGTTTgtgaccttttttgttttttttgttgttgttgtctttcaTCACCCTCATGCTTTTCCCCTATATCCATATCATTATCCtcatcttttaattatttttgatagctttattgagatacagttTACAtacagacaggatctcactctgttgctcaggctggtctcaaattgttggcttcaagcgatactcctgccttggcctcccaaagagttgggatcacaggcatgagccactgtgtctagcctccactgctttttaaaaataagaagtaatTGTATGAACAACTCTGAAAAATTAAAAGCCCCCCTTACCCCACAATCTTTTTCTCCTAGAAATAACCATTATCATTTTGATGTGTGTCCTTCTTGTCGTTGttctacacacatatacatgtgcatataaaAACACATGGCTTAGGGTATGTGTGTTTAAAAATTCAAACGAAATTATACTGTGTAtgtgttattttttcacttaatgtagtgtggacattttctttttttaatttttattttttagtggacATTTAAATACTAACTTAATACACATTTAAATTTAACTGTGTATTAAATAAGAACACACAGATCTGCCAAACCTTTTTACCTGTTGTGTGATGATAGAAGAAGCCCTCTCCTGGTGGACATTGAGGTTGCCTCCAATTTGTCTCTATTACAAACGTTATCTTATTAATGCTTCTAGGGACACTGTTGCTAGTATTTTTCCAGAGTAGATACTGAAATGCAGAATTGTTAGGTTGAAGATCatgtgtattttctgttttcctacaAACAAGCTGTATCAGTTTTTACACCTACCTGCAGCATATATGGAGCCTGTTTCCCTATGCTCTCGCCAATACTGGATATGATAGGTCATCTTCATTTGTGTTATCCTAGTAAGTGCAAAATTacatcttactattttttttttcatggagatGACCAAGATGGACTcattattttgataatttcttctttgagagagaagaaaagagcaaTGGTAGGCATGGGAGGGGTCAATGTTCAAAGATCTTATTTTTGCTACTCATATTATTCTATTTTCCTTGAACGCTTTGGAACCAAGCATGTAGAAACTTCTGTTTACCTGTAGCAGAAATTACAGTTGAAAAGAATGATGGTGTTACCGTTTTTCTCCCCCAATATTTTATCTGAGATAGGAGGAAACtatgtaaatggatatttggccTGTTCACTTTAGCCTTTAGAGTGTATATGGGGGTGGAGCTGTGGATGGTTTGTGGTAGGGGTAATGATATGAGGGGTTGTTAAAAAATACAAGTCATGTTCAAGATTGGAGTTCTCAAGCCATTGACCTTTCAGGGGTAGATGAGAAAAACCTTCTTTTAAGAACTGGGAAAGAAGCCAGATTCAGATTTTGTGGCAGGAACCGACCTATAGGTACAGTTAGCAGAGCTACCAGGTTTAAAGTAAGTTCAAGTATTAGGAACTCTCACTTGGACCCTGGCTACCTTGCCAGGCTTATGTATTATTCCCCCACTGTTATCCAGCTAGTCACCCATCCTTACAGGCAATATCTGATTGATCAATGCTTGAGTAGCACTGGGCTGGCAGAGATTTCTCATCTGGGCTTTGGAAGTTTCTGTAGTTACTGTATATGTGGTTGTTTTTGATATCCTGGAAACATCCAGTTCTTAGATATATAGTTACACTGAGCAACCCCTCTTACAAAGTCAACTTAGAAGGAACTTCTCTAGTTGGCCCCactatgtgtctcttctctcttccctatGGCATCCCTCAGCCTAATTTATGATATATGAATTGTCTCCCCTTTAAACTTCCTTATGGGATGGCTATGACTTCTTTAAGGTAGAggagataatttatatttttgaaattaatgaaaggGAACATTAAATGTCCTTCCAAGACCTACCTGGATTTAATTCACAGCAGGAATAAAACAAAGGCAGTGATAAAGTCAACAGAGGAGTTACTAATACAGAAGTTTAGTGTTTAGTTTAATGTTTGGTCAAGGGATTTTTGAAAGTAATATTTGTAGGTAATCTGAAGAAAACTGAGAGTGGACTGAGTTTGGTTTTAGGATACAAGACCTTCAAATTGGTAACCTTGGTATTTTTACCACATGTGTCAGAAGATTATCCTAACATGTGCCCTTCCCATAGACTTTCCCTGACCCTGGTCTCTGGCTTCCTTCTTCTTAGAGCCCCTGTAGCCATTGGAGTTGCAGCCATGTCCACAGCTGAGATGCTCACGTCAGGCCTGAAGGGAAGGGGCTTCTCTGTGCTCCACACTTACCAGGACCACTTGTggtgggtacagagtttcttctGTTTTACAGAGAACCGGGGCAGCTGGGGAGAGGATGGGGCCTGTGATTCAGGAGTGAGAGTTTTGGTCCTAGCCATGTCTTTAAGCAAGTTGCTAACCCCAGACTTTTATTTCCTTAccacatataaagaaaatatttttttcccctgtttGGACAAGTAATGAGAGAGAACTTTATTTTCTAAGTGAATTATAGAATCTTAGACCCAAAGGAAGACCTTAGGGATCATCTGCTCTGCCTCTCAGTACAGTGATACTCGTTTTTTTATAGCCCTGGTCAATCTGGCCCTAGCTGCCATGCACATTTTAGGCATCATGTGACCCCATGATGAGTGCTTCTGAATCCAAGTCACAGCAGGGTAGACCTTTAGACACCAGGATTATAACCTGATTACTTTTATGTTATTCAAATTTCACATTCCAGACTCCTCCTCCTCATGAAAGTAACACGTTTTGACTGTAAAGGTTGCATTCTTGAGACGTGTACCTGTTcattttctggttattttcttgtcattttagCAAAACAGTAAGCAGTGATTTTCTCAAAAAACACATTTAGCCAAGTATTGTGGCCTGTTGGTATAGATTCATTCTTATATTTTCTAGCCCAGTCTTGgaattattaatttgtttttgtttttttttttgagatggaggcttgctctgtcgcccaggttggagtgcagtggcgtgatctcagctcactgcaagctccgcctcccagttcacgccattctcctgcctcagcctcctgagtagctgggaccacaggcgcctgccaccacgcccggctaattttttgtatttttagtagagacggggtttcaccgtgttagccaggatggtcttgatatcttgacctcgtgatccaccctcctcggcctcccaaagtgctgggattacaggtgtgagccactgcgcccagcctttttttttttttttttttttttttttggagatggagttttgctcttgttgcccaggctggagtgcagtggcgcaatctcagctcactgcaacctctgcctctcggttcaagtgattctcctacctcagcctcccaagtagttgggattacaggcatgtgcccacaacacccggctaatttttttgtttttagtagagaccgggtttcaccgtgttggccaggctagtctcgaactcctaacctcacgtgatctgcccatctaggcctcccaaagtgctgagattacaggcgtgagccaccactccctgccGGACTTATTAATTTTACAAGTACTGGCCAAGCCCTCCTTTGTTGGAGGTACAAGCTCATTTTAACCTGTTTTTAGATATTTGAGGGCTGATGACTGATGTTCTCCTAGCACCTTGTTGTTTAActatcagtctgggcaacagcaaTCAAGGTCAGGTTATCTAAGTTGTGTTAGCAGCAGCTGCTTTGGTTCTCTCCCTGCaccttgaaaaaaatatttacagtatttGCCTGATCAGAATAGCCTAAACATACCCTTTGGCTTTACTGTGAACAACACTGAGAAGCCTTGCCATAACTATTAGTTAAAACTTAGTTTGATTTGCATAATGTTGGCTAAGATAAAGTTTTTTACTGCTCTGTGTGCTTTGCTATATGGCATCGccttttttcctgtcttcctaaGGCTTAGTGGCATAAAACCATGGCAATCTCTGCTTTCCACGTTAGACTGCATTTGATGTAACACAGAAGCCACTGATTTTGCAGTCCTTGAGCAGTCCAGGTGTTTGTGTTTTATTACATATGCTGAACTGTGGGTTTGCATTTCACCAAACAGATATTACAGATTCATTCCCGATCTTAATGTTCATATTCAAATTGGTTTTGTTATTAACTCAGAGGAAGGGAACATTTTTGGGAGTTTATCTTAAACtcctttttctttaatctttctcAGTCTTGGGATGTCTATTAATAGTATTCTTTTGGGATAGGGAGGAGACAAGATTTATTCTGTCCATTTCagagatgagtaaactgaggcatggaACTTTTGGGGGCCCAGAATTGAAAGTACGCTTGAGATGAGGGCATAGGCTCTCTGCCCCCTCCTGGCCACTCCTGCCTGTTGGCTCTCTGCTGTCTCTGACCTCACTGCTGACTCCTCTGTGGCCAGGGCTGGAGAGTGTTGGAGCTGCTGCTTGATGTTTCTGACATGAGATTTTTCCAGGCGGTCTGGAAACAAGTcctctccaccttccattgcTCCACTGGCCCTGGATTCAGCAGATCTCAGTGAAGAGAAGGGGTCTGTCCAGGTGGACTCCACCCTGCAGGGAGACATGAGGCACATGACcctggagggggaagaggagaatGGGGAGGTTCACCAGGCATGTGAAGACAAGTCTCCCTCAGAAGCCCCAGAAGACACCAGCACCGGGGGCCTGAACCAAGACTCCACAGATAGCAAAACGCTTCAAGGTATAACTCTAGGAGGAGAAGAGCCCATCTCCCCACCTCTCAATTTAGGAGGCTGACAAGCTCCACTCCACTGCTGACTAGAATGGCcctcaagctcctgggggagAAGGGGAAGGTCCTTATTTTCTGTGAGGGTGGCACAGCAGCCCTTTCACATCTTGTTTTGAATCCCAGGAAGTCACGTCTTCCTGGGAGCTAATCTGCCCTGGCATTTGCCTGTTTTCAGCTACAAAGCCCTCCAAGGTTTCTTCTGGCTCAGTTTCTCTGGGTGAACACTCCTAGCTTGGTGGGACTTTGTGGCTTGACTCCTTCTCTGGGGTCAACCCTCTTTAAAGGCTCAGTGCTCAAGAGAGGCTGGGAGCTTTGGTACCTGGGAATGGGTTCCTTTCAGAGCCAAGCAGGTGAGGTAGGGATGAAGCTGGGGGTCGTTTTCTTGTACCAGGTGTTCTGTATCCCTCAGGAAGGATGTGGCTCTTGTCTTTTCCCTGCAGAGCAAATGGATGAGCTGTTACAGCAATGCTTCTTACATGCCTTGAAGTGCCGAGTCAAAAAGGCTGACCTCCCTTTACTCACCAGCACTTTCCTTGGCAGCCACATGTTCTCCTGCTGGTATGGAAAGCACTGATGTGGGCTGGAGGCCGGGGCCGGGGTCTCACGTGTGCTCCTTGGTAGTAGGACAGGATGGGGCCAATGCAGGGACTGGTTGAGGGACATGCTGtggaaggagtggaggggaaggctTATCTGACAAGTACATTAGTTCCTGGGTTCTAAAAAGTTaattcttagcttgctgggctgtTAAAACAAAATCTTAAATTTTAGCCAATGAAAGGATATTGAGGACCAGAAAGTTAAAATTCCTGAGATTCCGTGAACACTGCCTCTGCCGTAGGGGTTCTGGGCAACCTCACAAATCGGGCAGCGTGTCCTGTGCAGGAAGTGTCCCAGGGCACCTCTTTGTCAGGAAGCTTCTTCTGGAACATTCAACCTCCTCACACTTCTGAAAAGTATGTCGGGGGCCACATTAGGTTTTATTAGGAGGAAGAATTGGTGTGAACACCCCCTGTCCCGGCCCCCACCCCATCCAAAACACAAGCTACCAGGAGAGGTATTATTGCGTGTGGATAGAACCTGGATTTTGAAGACAGAGCCATCTGGACTCAACTGCTAGGTCTCCAGGGTGTTCGAGCAATGTGCATTTTAGCTTGTTACTGGGCTTCTCTGAGTCCTAATTTCTAATAATCATGGGATTGCTGTAAAGATTACATAGCCTGAACCATaataagcattcagtaaatactaTCGTGTCAGGAGGTTTGCTTATTGATTTTTACCCTGagattgaatttatttatttatttatttatttgttgttttgagacacagtttcactctgtcacccaggctggagtgcagtggcgtgatctcggctcactgcaacccctgcctcccaggttcaagagattctcctgcctcggccttcccgagtagctgggattacaggcacatgccaccatgcccagctaatttttgtatttttagtagagatggggtatcaccatgttgcccaggctggtcttgaactcctaacctcaagtgatccgcctgcctcggcctcccgtagtgctgggattacaggcgtgacccactgtggCCGgcctgaatttatttctttttgagaatctggctgtgatttttttaaaaagtgattcttAATGTAATGTCTTCCCATTTATACTTGGGTGTCTTTAAGCTATCCTGTACAAATGTGGTGTCTGGAGTGTGTGGAGGGATACTTGGTAATCTGTCCTGACTTTCTTGGGTTGCAAATACATGGTAAAGGGGCCCCAGAATATTCTGTAGGATAGGATCCTGGGGTGGATTCTAGAAGGACTCCTCGAGAATCCACAGCTACTGCGTGTCATGTTTTGAGAGAAGATGTAAGCTTTTATCaggaatgtcccctccaaaactaaTTGCTGTAGTGCAGGGGTCAGCatgtttttctgtaaaggaccagatagtaaatatgaatattttcagttttgcaggCCATAccatctctgttgcaactactcgaTGCTGCCATTGTAGCACTAATGTGACCATAGACAGTAGATAATTAGTTGGCCAAACCTGACCCCAGGATGCGGCTTGCTGGGCCCACTCCAGGCCTGGCTGCCCGCAGTGTGAGTTTGCTGTTGCAACTTTGGAGGCCACAGAAGGTTGTCTGGTCTGGGAGGAATCTAAGGCTGTATCCAATGcggtagccactggccacatgtcactattttcagtttaaattaatttaaagtaaataaaatttaaaattcagtttcctTGGTCACATTAGTCACACTTCAAGTACTTACTACCCACATGTAGCTAATGGCTGCCCTGTTAGACAACACAGAGAACATTCCACGTCTATGGAAAGTTCTGTTGAACAGCACTGATTTAGAATGTCCCATAGTCTGCGTCCCTCTCTGATGTCATCCCTGGGCAGAGAGTTCTGGCACAGTGGCCTCTCTCTGAAGGTGCGGGAGGAAGGCTGAGGAAAAAGGCCCTCCTCTCAGTGTCAGGCAGGTCTCAGTATGACTGCTCATTAGTTTAACTTGCCTTTTCCATCTGCCATCAGCCCCGAAGGACGACAACTGGACATAAAGAAGTCAAGCTACAAAAAGGTAAGCAAGGATCTTCTTTGCAGACCCATGCAGAGAGTTGTGTAGGGGCACATATGACATAAGCCAGATGGATGCTGGGGAAGCCTTGTCTACCAGGCTCAGTCTAGAATTAAGCTTTTTGACTCCAAGTATAAGGGGGAAGAAAGAAACTCTCCCTGGGCTGAAGCAGTTGGTGGCACccactctcctttctcctttgaCCCCTTTATATCTGATTAGAGTTCTGAATGGCCTCACTGGTTAGTCTCTAGCAGCTTCTTGCTCCCTGGCCCTCAGGCTGGGGGCCTCCCAGTTCCTGGTTGATGAAGGCAGGGGCTGTCTCATATCCCTGCACAGTCCCTGCCTAGCTCACTCTGGCACATCCTGGGTGCTCAGTATGTGTGTGGAATCAATGAAGTCCCCTACCACTGGCCCTCTCTCCCTTAGCTCTCTAAGTTCCTGCAGCAAATGCAGCAGGAGCAGATTATACAGGTGAAGGAGCTGAGCAAAGGGGTGGAGAGCATTGTGGCTGTGGACTGGAAACACCCGAGGTGAGTGCAGGGGGCCTGTCACTGTAGCCCAGCTGGCCCCAGGGCACGTGGGCCACGGACTGGGGATTGCTGAGATGCTagtataaaatgtgttttttctttccttctgctgggTTTTAGGATTACATCTTTCGTCATACCCGAGCCCTCCCCGACCTCCCAGACTATCCAGGAGGGTAGCAGGGAACAGCCCTATCACCCTCCAGATATAAAACCCCTCTACTGTGTCCCAGCCAGCATGACCCTGCTCTTCCAGGAGTCTGGCCACAAGTGAGTTTTTGGAGAGCAGCCCTTCTCTGCCTGCTTGGTGTTCTGGCCTACAGTTCCTCTCAACCTGAGTAGTGCTCTTTTGCGACTGGCAAAACCTGCTCTGCCCCTGTTCTCCCCTTCTCCAAAATCCAGCTTCCAGCCTCCTTCCCTGGGCAAGTTCCTCTGGACTAAATGAATGAGTAGGTCTCACCCTTTTCTGCCTGTTAATTATTCTTCACATGGTCATGCTCACTTCAgtcaggaaaagggaagaaactaGAGGCCGAAAGCTAAGGAAAGTCACCTGCTCAGCAGGGAGTGAGTCTGGGCATCTGCATTTTTGTCTCATGGCACAGCATGAACTAACCCCTGGGTCACTTCTCCTCACCTAGGAAGGGGAGCTTTCTGGAGGGCAGTGAGGTCCGAATGATCGTCATTAACTACGCCAAGAAAAATGACCTGGTTGATGCAGACAACAAAAAGTGAGTGCATGAGAAGCACCAGATCTGTCTTATTGGGTCTTTGTCTTTATCAGACATAGACACATTTGGGGAGGATGTCTGGGAGGGAGAATAGAAAACCATAGCATCTTAGAGGTAATtaagatcagtggtttccaaacCATGGGCTGTGGACACCCAGAGTTACTGTCTGGGGTATTCAGATCCATGTATACGATCAACATTGACTACAGACTAAGTAAATATTCTCTCACAAATACCCATTAATCATCTTTAATTGGCTATTGTGAGGAATAAAATGCAAGCTTACAAAGAATTTACTGAAGTCATCATAgctttaggtatttatttttattgatggatatttgtacatatttatggggtgcgcgtggtattttgttacatgcacagAGTGTATAATGATCAAGGCAGGGTATTTGGGGTATCATCACCTCGAGTATTtaccatttctatgtgttgggaacactttaagtcctctcttctagctattttgacatacacaatacattgttgttaactacagtcaccttACTCCGCTCTCAAAGATTaaacttatttcttctaactgtatatttgtacccattatggtattattttcttaaaaagggaTACAGATGGTAAACTACCAGATGAAGAGAGTTCCATtaattgttttttactttaatggccgggcactgtggctcatgtctgtaatcccaacatttttataggtcgaggtgggaggattgcttgaggccaggggtttgagacccacctgagcagcatggtgaaaccctgtcgctacaaaaaatacaaaaattagccaggcgtggtagggcatgcctgtagtctcagccacttgggaggttgaggtgggaggatcgcttgagcccaagaggttgaggctgcagtgagcaatgatcatgccactgcactgcagcctgggtgatatagtgaaacctcatctcaaaaaaaatttttttttcactttaaaaaaaatcatcatgaTAAAAAAGTTGAGACATACCAGCCTAATCTAataccttcattttattttatgttttatttttatttttgagacagagttttgctcttgttgcccaggctggagtgcagtggtacaatctgtgctcactgcaacctctgcctcccaggttcaagcgattctcctgcctcagcctcccgagtagctggattacagggatgcgccaccatgcccggctaatttttgtatttttagtagagacggggtttcaccatgttggccaggctggtctcaaactcctgacctcaagtgatccacccatctcggcctcccaaagtgctgggattacaggcgtgggccactgcgcccggccctatttttagtagagatggggttttactatgttggccaggctggtcttgaacttctgacctcaggtgatcctcccacctcagcctcccaaagtgctgggattacaggcgtgtgccactgcacctggccaacaccttcattttaaagatccccacttcctttctttcttcctcactaGCCAATTTTGATGCTAAGCTTAGAAAGCCGTGGTCACATGCTTAGTTAGTAGCAAAGGCTCTTGATCTTCAAATTTATCCCatctcactttcccttccacctcCTGCTTTTCCTAGGAAAGCATATGTGTATCTCCCACCCGTAAGGTGTATTGCCTTTTGGACTGTGGGCCCATAATTGATGCATATCCTGAATGTCTATAAAGGCCATATGAGAGATGAATCCTGAGTTAGCCTTCAGGTCAGAAGGGACAAGTCTAGGATTTCTTCATTGCCTCTTCTTTCCCTTTAGTCTTGTGAAATTGGATCCCATCCTATGTGACTGCATcttagagaaaaatgaacagcATACAGTCATGAAGCTTCCATGGGACAGTCTTCTGACCAGGTAACGAGCATTGGCAGTCCCTCTCCAACTTTTCTATCCCCTCACCTTAATATTGATCACATTGAACTTTAATACTGTCACTATCTTAgcctttgattttctttctgtaattCATACCAAGTCAGTCTACATAAACACAGGCTTGAGGAACTCTGATTTGGGGGGtctttggaacaatttgagccaATATGACATAGGAGAACTTGAAAGCAAGAACAAAAAGgaacattaattaaaaataagaacttcAGGCAGGCGtagtggtgaatgcctgtagtcccagcactttgggagacggaggcggtaggattgcttgggcccaggaggtggaggctgcattgagccatgttcacgtcactgcaccccagcctgggtgacaaggtgagatgaccctgtctcaaaaaaagaacttactctgttaaa
This window contains:
- the EIF2D gene encoding eukaryotic translation initiation factor 2D, with the protein product MFAKAFRVKSNTAIKGSDRRKLRADVTTAFPTLGTDQVSELVPGKEELNIVKLYAHKGDAVTVYVSGGNPILFELEKNLYPTVYTLWSYPDLLPTFTTWPLVLEKLVGGADLMLPGLVMPPAGLPQVQKGDLCAISLVGNRAPVAIGVAAMSTAEMLTSGLKGRGFSVLHTYQDHLWRSGNKSSPPSIAPLALDSADLSEEKGSVQVDSTLQGDMRHMTLEGEEENGEVHQACEDKSPSEAPEDTSTGGLNQDSTDSKTLQEQMDELLQQCFLHALKCRVKKADLPLLTSTFLGSHMFSCCPEGRQLDIKKSSYKKLSKFLQQMQQEQIIQVKELSKGVESIVAVDWKHPRITSFVIPEPSPTSQTIQEGSREQPYHPPDIKPLYCVPASMTLLFQESGHKKGSFLEGSEVRMIVINYAKKNDLVDADNKNLVKLDPILCDCILEKNEQHTVMKLPWDSLLTRCLEKLQPAYQVTFPGQEPIVKKGRICPIDITLAQRASNKKVTVVRNLEAYGLDPYSVAAILQQRCQASTTVTPAPGAKDSLQVQIQGNQVHHLGWLLLEEYQLPRKHIQGLEKAPKPGKKK